The Orcinus orca chromosome 16, mOrcOrc1.1, whole genome shotgun sequence genome includes a window with the following:
- the TBL2 gene encoding transducin beta-like protein 2 yields MELLQMPELMGLSLLLGLLALIATAAVARGWLRAEQETCGRSAGQRANGLPPDKSLRSKKQKQHQRVHKEKPQQHNFTHRLLAATLKSHSGIISCMDFSSNGKYLATCADDRTVRIWSTKDFLQREHRSMRANVELDHAILVRFSPDCRAFIVWLANGDTLRVFKMTKREDGGYTFTATPEDFPKKHKAAIVNIGIADTGKFIMTASSDTTIIIWNLKGQVLSTINTNQMHNTFAAISPCSRFVASCGFTPDVKVWEVCFGKKGDFQEVVRAFELKGHSAAVHFFAFSNDSRRMASVSKDGTWKLWDTDVEYKKQQDPYLLRTGRFEEASTMPCRLALSPDAQVLALASGSSIHLYNSRRGEKEECFEQVHGECISDLSFDVTGRLLASCGDRAVRLFHNTPGYRAVMEEMQGLLKRASNESTRRRLQQQLTQAQEALKSLGALRK; encoded by the exons ATGGAGCTGCTGCAGATGCCGGAGTTGATGGGGCTGTCGCTATTGCTCGGGCTGCTGGCCCTGATAGCGACGGCGGCGGTAGCGCGGGGGTGGCTGCGCGCGGAGCAGGAGACGTGCGGCCGGTCGGCAG GCCAAAGAGCAAATGGACTTCCACCTGACAAGTCCTTGAGATCCAAGAAGCAGAAACAACATCAGCGGGTTCACAAGGAAAAGCCTCAGCAACACAACTTCACCCACCGCCTCCTGGCTGCAACACTGAAG AGCCACAGTGGGATCATATCTTGCATGGACTTTAGCAGCAATGGCAAGTACCTGGCCACCTGTGCAGATGACCGTACTGTCCGCATCTGGAGCACCAAGGACTTCCTGCAGCGGGAGCACCGCAGCATGAGAGCAAATGTGGAGCTGGACCATGCCATCCTGGTGCGCTTCAGCCCTGACTGCAG AGCATTCATCGTCTGGCTGGCTAACGGAGATACCCTCCGTGTCTTCAAGATGACCAAGCGAGAGGATGGGGGCTATACTTTCACGGCCACCCCAGAGGACTTTCCTAAAAAGCACAAGGCAGCCATCGTCAACATTGGCATTGCTGACACAG GGAAGTTCATCATGACTGCTTCCAGTGACACAACTATCATCATCTGGAATCTGAAAGGTCAGGTGCTGTCCACCATCAACACCAACCAGATGCACAATACATTTGCTGCTATATCCCCTTGTAGCAG GTTTGTGGCCTCATGTGGCTTCACCCCAGATGTAAAAGTTTGGGAAGTCTGCTTTGGGAAAAAAGGGGACTTCCAGGAGGTTGTGCGAGCCTTTGAACTGAAGGGCCACTCTGCAGCCGTCCACTTCTTCGCTTTCTCCAATGACTCCCGGAG GATGGCCTCTGTCTCCAAGGATGGTACGTGGAAACTGTGGGACACAGATGTGGAATACAAGAAGCAGCAGGACCCCTACTTGCTGAGGACAGGCCGTTTTGAAGAAGCAAGCACCATGCCGTGCCGCCTGGCACTCTCGCCTGACGCCCAGGTTTTGGCTTTGGCCAGTGGCAGCAGCATTCATCTCTATAACAGCCGGCGGGGTGAGAAGGAGGAGTGCTTCGAGCAGGTCCATGGGGAGTGTATCAGTGACTTGTCCTTTGACGTCACTGGCCGGCTTCTGGCCTCCTGTGGGGACCGCGCAGTGCGGCTCTTCCACAACACCCCTGGCTACCGGGCAGTGATGGAAGAAATGCAGGGCCTCCTCAAGCGGGCCTCCAATGAGAGCACCCGCCGGAGGCTACAGCAGCAGCTGACGCAGGCCCAGGAGGCCCTGAAGAGCCTGGGTGCCTTGAGGAAGTGA